The DNA region GGGTGATGATCACCGCACGTGATGGCGCGCAAGTGCCCGTGTCTTTGGTGTACCGTAAAGACCGCTTCAAAAAAGATGGCACTAATCCGCTTTATCAATACGGTTACGGCTCCTACGGCGCCACTATGGAGCCCATGTTCTCCACCACGCGTTTAAGCCTGTTAGATCGCGGCTTTGTCTTTGCTATTGCCCATATTCGCGGCTCTGAAATGCTAGGTCGCCCTTGGTATGACGACGGCAAAAAGCTTACCAAAAAGAATACCTTTAACGACTTTATTGATGTGACTAAAGCGCTGACTGCGCAAGGCTATGGCGATAAAGACAAGGTGTTTGCCGTTGGCGGCTCAGCCGGTGGTCTGTTAATGGGGGCAATCATCAACCAAGCGCCAGAGCTCTATTTAGGCGTGGCCGCGCATGTGCCGTTTGTCGATATCGTCACCACCATGTTGGATGAGTCGATTCCACTGACCACCAACGAGTATGACGAGTGGGGCAACCCGAATGACAAAACCTACTATGAGTACATGCTCAGCTATTCACCATACGACAATGTCACCGCGCAAGACTACCCTAACTTGTTGGTCACCACAGGCTTGCATGACTCGCAAGTGCAGTACTTTGAGCCAATGAAATGGGTCGCAAAACTGCGTGAACTCAAAACCGATAACCATACGTTGGTGTTTAAAACCGATATGGAAGCCGGCCACGGCGGCGCATCGGGGCGCTTTAAGCGGATTAAAGAAGATGCATTAGAATATGCCTTCTTCTTCGATTTGCTCGACAAGCAGGGTAACTAAGTTGACGACTAGAAGTTGAAGATCGAAAAAGCGCCGCTATCGGCGCTTTTTTTATGCGGGATGAGACGCAATAAGCACGCTCACTGCAGTTGAAAAAAGGTGTTTAGGCTTACTGATTGTTCTCCGCATCTTCGCGCTTGATCACCTTGTGGCCTTCTTCGGTCACGCCATTTTTCCAATAGCTGCTGATGTAAATAAATTCACGCTCGACGTCATGGTCGTTGCGGAAATATTGGCGCAGTGCGCGCATGCTCTCAAACTCACAGGCACACCACACGGACACTTGCCCGTTTAACCAAGGCTGTGCTTTTACCGTCTTGGCCAACGTCGGTGTGGTCAGCCAAATAATCTCCATCCCCGCGGGGGCGTCGAGTGGTTGGGCATCCTCTGCGGCATCGAGCTGGATCACCGCATAGCCTTTGGCATCGCGAGGCAAGGTTTTGATCTTGGCTGATAGTGCTGGCAACGCGGTCATATCGGCAACCATAAAGAACCAATCTGCATCTTGATTGATTGGCGCAATCGTCCCAGGGCCGGCAATATTAATGGTATCGCCCACTTGGGCATTCAGTGCCCAGCGTGCGGCAAAACCACAGTCGGCTTGCTCGATTTGGTGGCGAACCATATCCACTTCAATTTGCTGCTGGCTAGGCATAAAGCGGCGAATGGTGTAGGTACGCATCACAGGGCGCTCGCCTTCTGCTAATCCGCTCAGATCGGTACTTCCCGCTTTATCAAACAGCAGCTTGATATAGCCGCCTTCACACTCAGACGGAAAGTCTGCAAATATCTCACCTTGTAGGGTAAGGCGTTGCATATTGGGTGTGACGGTTTGGGTATCGATAACGTGTGTGAGGTGATAGTTTGGCTGTTTCATATTATCTAACTTAAAATCATTATCATTTACAACTATCATACCATCTGGATGTGGAATGTGTAAGCGCTTTACATTGGTTTACGCTTCTTCACTGGGCAAGACCGTGATAAATGGGTAAGATGACGCAACTATATTATTACTAAAAAACAACTAGATGGAGCAAAAATGAAGAAAGTCATACTCACGGGCGCGATGGCGGTGCTGCTGTCGTTGAACGTTTCAGCCTCTGAGCTCAAGCCGATCATGAAAGAAATGAAAATGACCTTTAAAGAGGCGGCGAGCGCACAAAGTATCGACGCCATGCAAGCCCCGGTTGCGAAATTAGAAACCCTGGTCGCGAAAGCCAAAGCGGGCAGCTACCCACCGGAAAAAGCGGATACCTTTATGGAAGGGTTCGATAAATTGGCGGTGACCTTGGATAAGATTGATACCGCACTGAGCGAAGGCGATCTTGACCGAGCAAAACAAGGAATGCGCCAAATCGATGCCTTGCGTGAAGAGTACCACGACAAACGCAACCCAAGCATTTGGCAGCGTTTGTTCGGTTAATAGCCGAATAATAGGAATATAACGATAGCGAGTGCACGATGGCGACTCAAAAAACGATTTTGCGTTATCCCTCGCTGTCGGTGGCGTCTGCATTTGAGAAAGAGCAGGCGCTGATCCACCGAGTAGAGCAGGGCGAACTCAACGAGGCATTACTGCTTTGGCAGCCAGATGCGCAAACCTTGGTGCTGCCAGCAGGCCAAAAATGGCCCCAAACGCCTGAATTGCGTCGCGCCCTATCAGCGTTAGGTTGGCAAATACAAAGCCGCCGAACAGGCGGGGCGCCGGTGCCGCAACTACCCGGCGTGATCAACGTGTCTTACCTGACGGTGTGGCCGAATAACACCCCTTATCATATCCAAACGGCGTACCAGTATTTTTGCACCATTTTACAGTCGTTTTTCCATCAGTTAGGCATTACGACCACGGTGGGTGACACGCCTGGTTCGTATTGTGATGGTGACTACAACCTCAATATTGCGGGCAAAAAAGTGGTGGGCACCGCCCAGCGTATCCTGCGTTTAGGCACGGGCGCAGGCGATGCCAAACAAACGGTGATGTTGGCGCAAGCGTGTTTGCTGATTGATGCCGATTGCCAACATATTGTTGCCCCTGTATCGCTGTGTAATCAGCTTTGTGGTCACCCCGAACGCATAGAGGCCGAGGTGCATACCCCATTATCGGCGCACCTAGATGAACTGCCGACAACCGAACAACTGTTTCAGCTGCTGACTCAAGCGTTTGTGGCGCGCCCGCCACTCGTGGAGGGCAAGGCTTGAGGCCGACGCTCAATATAGTATGCTTAGCCGCAATCGTGCCTAAAACAAATCCCAAGGAGTGAGGAATGCGCGTCCATCTTGTTATTCACGAGGCGTTTGAAGGCCCAGGAGCCATACTAGATTGGTGTGACGAGCGTGCCTATCATGTGACCGCCAGTCATTTGTATCGGGGCGAGCCGTTGCCAGAAAGCGGTGAGGGCATTGATCTGCTGGTGGTACTCGGCGGGCCGCAAAGTCCAGATATGCCACAGTCTGAGTGTCCGCATTTCGATAGCCAACGCGAGCAAGCGCTGATTAAGCAGTGTATCGAACAAGGCAGCGCGGTGTTAGGGATTTGCCTCGGCGCGCAACTGATTGGTGAAGCCTTGGGCGCGCCGTATCAGAAAAGTCCTGAGCCCGAGATTGGCTACTTCCCCATCCAATTAAGCGAAGATGGCCACATCGACGAGCACATTCCGCACTTCGCGCCGCAAGAAATTGTGGGCCATTGGCACAATGATATGCCGGGGCTGACACCAAATAGTCGTGTATTGGCTAGCAGCGAAGGCTGTCCGCGCCAGATCGTGAAGTACGGACCCCGGGTGTATGGCTTTCAATGCCACCTTGAGTTGACGCCTCTGGCGGTTGAAGGCTTACTGCAAGCCGCCTATCCAGAGGGTGAGGCCGCTAACAAGCGCTTTATTCAAGACCCTGCCTCCATTCGCGCCTTTGATACGGCACCGATGAATGCGCACTTGTTTGCCTTTCTCGATAGCGTGCTGACTGACAACGATCTCGTCACTGAGTGGCTGTTTTAAGCAATTAGGTTAGGAGCACGGTAACCGCCACTGTGCTCCGCCTGCTAGGCGTCATTGTTTGAGCTCCATCGTCTGAGCGCCATCTAACGCGTGTTAGTGCAACATTCCTTCACATACGGCGGTGACATCATCATCCAATAAACTCAACTCGATGGCTATTTTCATCGCTGCCACCACATCACCCACCGGCATGCTCGGGGCGCGGTGTTTGCACGCTTGTGCTGGGCTGTACGGAATATGAATAAAGCCGGCGCGTACCTCGGTGTGATGAGCCAGCGCATGCATCAAGCCATAAAACACGTGGTTACACACAAAGGTGCCCGCGGTGTAAGAAACACTGGCTGGATGATGCGCTTCGTTCAATGCGTTCACTAAACGGTTGAGGGGCAAGGTAGAGAAATACGCAGTGGGCCCAGATGGCACCACCGGCGTATCATGCGGCTGCTTACCGGCGTTGTCGGGAATGGGCGCGTCCTGATAATTGATCGCGACCTTCTCTAAGCTTATCTCTGCGCGACCACCGGCTTGGCCAAGGGCGATCACCATTACCGGACTGAGCGATTCTAGCGCGCTGTATAACGTCGGTAAGCTGTCTGCAAAGGTGCAGGGCAGGCGCACGGCTTTAACAATGCACTCCTCATTAGGCTGCCAGCCTTCTAATGCTTTTGCTACTTGCCAAGACGGGTTATCACTCTCGCCGCCGAAGGGTTCAAATCCGGTTATCAATATCGTGTGCATCCAATGCCTCGCATAAAAAAGCGGTAGAGCTGTACTCTACCGCAGGTTTACAAGCCAATCACGCAAAGGTTGGTTTATTCAAACAGATAGAGATAATCCTCATAACCGGCATCGGCCATTTTATCGACGGGCACAAAGCGCATCGCGGCTGAGTTCATGCAATAGCGCAAGCCGGTGGGGGCGGGACCATCCTCAAACACATGGCCAAGGTGCGAATCGGCGACTTTGCTGCGGACCTCGGTGCGTGTGTAGAACAGGGAGTTATCCGGCTTGGTAACCACATACTGCTCATTGATGGGCTGTGTGAAGCTTGGCCAGCCAGTACCGGATTTGTATTTATGAGTAGAGGAGAACAGCGGCTCGCCCGATACGATATCCACATAAATCCCCGCTTGCTTGTTGTCCCAATATCGATTGCGGAACGCGGGTTCAGTGCCGTCTTCTTGAGTGACTTCGTACTCAATGTCTGACAACATCGCGCGGATTTTTTCATCCGAGGGGCGCGAGTAGCGAGTATTCGTTGATGTCATCTCTTCCGCTTTTTGCGCATCAATCATCTCACGCAAGGTGACCGGATTGTCTTTGCGATCGTCACCAAAAATCTCGTCCAGATACTGGTCACGCCCTGATGCATAGCGATAGTAGCTATAGCGAATGCTGTGGTTTTTGTAGTAATCCTGATGATAGCTTTCTGCTGGCCAAAATTTCTCGAACGGGATTAACTCGGTTTTCAGCGGCTTTTTGAACACGCCTAACGCTTCAATTTCCGCCATAAAATCCGCGGCAATTTGTTTTTGTGTTTCAGAGCGATAAAAGATCGCGGGACGATATTGCGGGCCACGGTCAACGAACGAGCCTTGGTCATCGGTGGGGTCGATATGACGGAAAAACTGATCCAGCACCTGTTCATAATTCACGACGTTAGGATCATAGGTGACATCAATCACCTCAATGTGTCCACTGGTGCCGGACGAGACCTCTTTATAGGTGGGGTTTTTAAGCTCACCGCCTGAGTAGCCAGACACCACATCAATCACACCGTTGAGCTTTTCAAGATCAGATTCTGTACACCAAAAGCAGCCGCCCGCAAGGGTCGCTTTTTGGTAACCTTGGTCTGTGGTGGCGGTATCTTTCACCGCCGCATAACTTGCTATCGATAGCAAACTGAACGCTGTAAACGCGATAACGCGCCACATTGATTTGTGCTGTTTCATGATCGCCTCGTTATTAGGGTTGGTGAGGATAAAGACCTGCGTGCCAAGCAGAAACTTTCATCCTCTCCCACTTTTCTGTTGTTACAGATAACGTAGCGCAGAAAAGCCCTTAGCGATCACCTACCAAAGCAGCTGACCCAACACAGGGGCAAGCAACACAGTGACCATGCCAGCAATCATCATCACTACACTCGACACCACCCCTTCGGCATGGCCTATTTGATAAGCTTTAGCGGTGCCTGCTCCGTGTGCTGATGCGCCCAAACTTGCGCCGCGTCCTAAGCGCGAGCGAATCGCAATCACGGTCAGAATACTTTCACCAATCGCCATGCCAATCACCCCAGTGAGAACCACAAAGAGCGCAGTGAGATCGCTTTGCCCGCCAATCGCTTTGGTGGCTTCGACGGCAAAAGGGGTGGTGATTGAGCGCATCGCCAAACTGCGTTGCAGCAGTTCAGACAGCTCAAACACCCGCGCTAGCACCACAGTACTGGTAATCGCGACCAGCACCGACACAGTGACACCGATTGACAGGGATAACCAATGGCGGCGGATGAGCGCGCGGTTATCATACACAGGGATCGCAAACGCCACAGTCGCCGGACCCAGCAGCCACAGCAGCCAGTAGGATTGCGCCATGTAGTCTTGATACGGAATATTAAACCCGACTACCACCGCGACAATCAGCAAGGGCGCGAGCAACAATGGCATCACCAGAATCGAGGGATGACGGCGATACAGCCATTTACTCATGTAATAAAAGCCAAGGGTCATTAAAAAGCAGGTAACGCTTAATAACGAGGCGTGAAGCCAAGCAGGTAAAGCAGACATCATGGCTTAGCACTCCGGTTTTAAATCAGGATGATGCGTGTGGTGATGATTACTGCGGCGGCGCGCCATTTTAACCTCAAAACGATACACCTTATCGACCACCCAAGCGGTTGACGCAATCACCATCGCGGTACTTAAAATCAGAACAACCATGATCTTACCGCCTTCTTGCAGCAATAAATCTTGGTAGTTGACCACCGCCACCACCGCCGGCACAAAAAACAGCAACATCTCGGCTAACAGCCACGCCGCCCCGCGGCGCAACCAATCGGCACGGACAATTTTCAACATCAATGCGCCTAATAACAGCAACATACCGGTGAGGTTGGCCGGTAGTGGAATAGCAAAGGTTGTGACCAACCAATCAGACAAAAACCAAATGCCTGCTAAGACAAAGACTTGCAGTAAGGTAAGTAAGGCGTTTTTAATCAATTGCATCGAAGGCGTGCCAAGAATCTGTGAGATGGCTCATAGTTTACGTCTTGGCGGAGAGTGAATAAAGTGACTTTTTTTTATTTAAGCTATGCCAAAATGGCATGATTTGTTGAGCGATAAAGCTGCGTTAGCGACGACCTAGTCCCGTGAGGAATCAGTTTTTCGTCATACATGCCTGGCGTTAAAGTGAAACTATAATTTCATATATTTTCTTAAAAATAATTTATAGTTTCATTTGTTAACAGTCCGTCATGTTGTCTTTGACAAAATAGAGTCTTAGCGGGTTGCCTTTGATCCCATGATGATATGAAACTATAATTTCATGAATTGGACTTATATCGAGTTTTAGTTTCATTATGATGAAGTATGATAAGGAAGCGCCGCCCAAACGCGGTGCCACTGTGTTCCCGCGGCAGATGAAAATATTGCATCAATTGGGTGAAAACATCTTATTGGCGATGAAACGTCGAGGGATCAGTCAAGATAGAATGCATCAGCGCACAGGGATCTCGAAACCAACGCTACGAAAAATCACAAAAGGCGATCCGACAGTGTCGTTGGGCCATTATGTTAATGTGCTCGCCGTACTAGGTTTGTTAGACGATCTAGGTAAAGTCGCGCTCGATGATGAACTTGGTAGGAAACTGCAAGATATCGAGTTGTTGAAAACGAGACGATAGGGCATCAAACGAATGGAAATCTTTGTCTACGCCGATTGGATTGAAACTGAGCCGCCCTTGTTTATTGGGACACTGAGAGCATCGCGAATCCGTGGTAAAGAGCATTTCAGCTTTTGCTATGACAAGACCTGGCTTAAATCTAAGTATGTTTCTCAAATCGACCCTTGCCTTCATTTATATAGTGGCGAGCAGCACGCTGAAGATGACAAAAACTTCAAGATATTCTTGGATTCTTGCCCTGATCGATGGGGGCGCTTGCTGATGCAACGTCGAGAGGCTGTTATAGCCCGCATTGAGGGACGTAGAGCGAACACATTATACGAAACCGACTATCTCCTCGGTGTTCATGACTCTTTTAGAATGGGCGCTTTAAGGTTTTGCACCGAGCATGGTGGCAATTTTCTTGACGACAATGACGATCTGGCGGCTCCAGCTATGACTTCACTCGCGGAGCTAGAATGTGCAGCGCAAGGCATCGAGGACAAACCCGACTTTGATAATCCTGACTACCTTAAATGGTTGAATATGCTTATCTCGCCAGGGTCATCGTTGGGCGGAGCTAGGCCGAAAGCTTCTGTAAGAGATGTCGATGGTACTTTATGGTTGGCAAAATTTCCAAGTCGATATGACGATTATGATATTGGCCTGTGGGAATACTTGGTGTACCAAATGGCCTTGGACTCAGGGATCAATATGGCTGAATGTAAGGTGCAGGCCATTGGCTCAGACCACCATATTTTCTTGACTAAACGATTTGATCGTACCGATGACGGTAGGAGACTGCAATTTACGTCAGCAATGACACAGCTTGAATATTTCGATGGCAATGATGATGGAGCGAGCTACTTAGAGTTAGCGGAATTTCTTATCCAGAACGGTTCTAATACGCGGGCGGATTTGGCACAGCTTTGGAGGCGTATACTGTTTAATATCATGGTTGCCAATAGTGACGATCACCTACGTAATCATGGCTTTATTTTTGACACGACAGGTTGGCGACTGTCACCCGCCTACGACATCAATTCAACACAACATGCCCACGGTCTGCACTTAAATATTGACGACAAAGATAATGCTTTAGATATTGACCTAGCGTTTGAGGTGGCGGAGTACTTTCAACTTGATGTGAAAACAGCTGATAAAATTTATCGTCAAGTCGCCCAGGCCGTGTCTAAATGGGAGTGCTTGGCAAAAGAAGCAGGTATCAAACGCGGTGAGCGAGACTTGATGAGAGACTGCTTCATGTTACCGAAAGCGTAACCTAGTGACGTATGGTAAGAAGTGCCAGTTCCTCTGCTTTTTTCGCCATCAACTATGCCAAAATGGCATGGTTAACGATTAGATTTTAAGGGCCGTTTATGGATATTCGTGCGTTGCGCTATTTTATTGCCTTGGTGGAAAAGCAGAGCTTTACTGCCGCATCGGCGTCGTTGCATGTGACGCAACCGACAATCAGTAAAATGGTGCGTAACCTTGAGCAAGATGTGGGTCAGCCGTTGTTGCACCGAGAGGGAAGGCGGTTTTGGTTAACCGATGCTGGAGAGGTGGTGTATCAGCGCGCGCAGAGCATTATTGCTGAGTTCGAGCAGCTAAATACCGAGCTGGACGATCTCAACCAACTGGCGCGCGGTCAGCTTAGATTGGGGATGCCACCGATGATAGGGCCGCTGTATGCCAATGTGTTGCGTGAGTACCGTCAGCGCTACCCAAATGTCGCGCTCAGTATTGTTGAATACGGGGGGCGGCGCACCGAACAAGCGCTGATCAATGGTGAGATTGATGTGGCAATCACCATGCTCACTGACACCCAGCCTGAGTGCTTACAAAGCTTACCCTTACAAACTCACCCCATTTATGCAGTGCTGCCTAACCAAGCCGCGTGGCGTGCGCAAAAAAGCCTGACATGGCAGGCAGTAAAAGACGAGCCGTTTTATCTATATAGCGCCGAATTTACCTTAAGCGATCGGATTATTGCCCGCTGTGAAGAGCATGGTTATCAGCCGACCATTGCCGCGCGTAGCAGTCAGTGGGATTTTTTAGCCGCCTTGGTGAAAAGTGGTGCTGGGGTGGCGTTTTTACCTGCGCCCTTATGCCAGCGCCTTAGTGCCAGCTTGGAAGACAGTGAGTTATTACTAGTAAAGCCGATAAGCCCAGCGATTGAATGGCAACTCGGCTTAGTCTGGCACGGCGAGCGTTATGTCTCACGCACCGCCGAGGCCTGGATGCAGTTGTGCCAGTCGACAGAGGTGCATCGATAGACTCAGTTCTTTGGTAAACTTGTCAGTGATATGGCGATTTGCCTGTGATGGCTTGGCAATCCTCGAACGGTGGTTGTTCACAAAGATAACGGCTGCTGCATTGGCACTCAGTGCCGCCTTCGCTACTTCACGTGGATAGTTAGGCGTAGCGCCAATGGTGCCAAAGGACAAGATATCGAACTGAATAAGCCAGTCTATACGCTTACAAGGCCATCAGCCAGATTCAATTCTATCTACCCATTTCTGGAATATTGTCGCTGTTGAACTGTGACGGCGAGCTATCTGAAACTCGCAGAACAACCAATCGATAGGATCGTTAGGCTGGGCGGTTAGTGCTGCGCGAGCAACACCTAATTGCTCTTGATAACAGAGTTCCTTCCAATCACGTTCCACGCCGAACGCGAACAATCCTCGCCATGGAATCTCATCGCTAACGTCATTTGGAGAAAGCCATACTGTTGTGCGTTCTTCTCCTTCGCGCCAGAAACCTGCCCAATCTTTGATGACATCACGTAGGTGCTGCCTTTGTTTGCGGGAACTTCGATTCAGCCCATGTTTATGCGCGATGTCGAGCGTCAGCTCATGTAATGTAATGCCGTTTTTTCGTTCCAATATCGATTTAGCTAGATGACTTAGATTCATTCGATGCTCTACCTGAAAATAACGATCTTTGTCATAACAGGGTAGGTCAGCCAAGGCATCCTCGAGCTGTGGCAGGGCCTCCGCGTATTCATTACCACGATCTCCTGCCGCTTCTTGATCTCGTTCGACTGGAAAATAAGGTGTGATTCCCGCCACTGTATGAGCTTCAACCTGCTCTGATTCTGTCTCGGTTTTGGATTCATTGACCAAAGTGTCTGCCTCTAACACCTCTGAGTCGCTAGTATCTCCTTCGGCCGATGTTTGATCTTGCTCTCGATCTGCTGTTAGGAGAGCTTCAAGATTTTCATGAAGCTTTTTCATTACATATTCCGGGTCCTGGAAGTAATTCGTTGACCATAATCGGAGGATCCGCCAACCCAAGTTCTCAAGAATTATCTGACGAACACGATCGCGGTCTCTGGCAGATGGTGAGCTATGATAGGTCGCACCATCACACTCAATACCAGCAAGATACTCGCCTGGTTTATCTGGATGGATGATTCCAAGGTCGACACGAAATTTTGATACGCCGACTTGTGTCTGAACTTTCCAACCATTCGCACGGAGATGTATGGCCACTGCCTGCTCAAAATCGGAGTCGAACTGATCAACCCCATAGTTTGCGAAGCTAAATTCGGCTAGCGCGACGGGACCACGTTCTGCGAACTCCAGATAGTTTTTGAGGTGTTCAACCGCCGTCGCCTGTGTTCTCGATAAATCCACCATGGACGAGTCGAAACTTGAGAAGACCAATACTTCGGTTGTAGCTCGCGTTATTGCGACGTTCAAGCGACGTTCACCACCTTGTTTATTGAGTGGCCCGAAGTTCATACTCATGGTGCGACCACCCGGCTCCGTTGGTCCATAAGTCAATGAAAGAACAATGATATCTCGCTCGTCACCTTGCACGGATTCGAGGTTCTTCACAAAAACTGGATCAAACGAACCAGTCGTCGTAAAGAAGCACTCCAAGTTCGGGTTTCCGCGTCGCGCTTCATCTAGGAGATCCTCGATTAGTCGCTGCTGCTGAGAGTTAATTGTGACGATACCCATCGATTTTGTAGGCTGTTCGTCGTTAAGCATACGTTCTAAACGACGCACAACCTCCCTCACGATCGCCTGTGCCTCAATTGAGTTGGTTTGTCCACGTCCTTTAGCGTAGACACCGTTTACACGATGCAGACACACAGCACTTTGTTTCGTTTCTGCTGAGGGAAAAGTGGTTAGTTGATTCTCATAATAGTGAGAGTTCGAAAACGCAATTAACGTCTCATGACGGCTGCGGTAGTGGCCTGTTAAACGGATATGGGGTAAACGTGCCGCAAGAGCTTGGTCCAATATGGATTCCAGGTCGCCTTCGTCGGAGTCCTCTTCTTCCTTGCGCCCGAATGTATTGCTAGGAGGCATCTGCTTGGGGTCTCCTACAACCACCACATTCTTTCCTCGGGCAATTGCACCTACAGCGTCCCATGTCGTGATTTGAGATGCTTCATCGAATACGACTAGATCAAACAGTGCAAAATCAGCGGGTAAGAATTGAGCCACTGATAGTGGCGACATCATAAAGCAAGGCACCAAGTCAGTTAGGGTACTACCCATTTCGTTGACTAGAGCTCTGACAGGCTTGTGCCGCGATTTTTTCGTAAGCTCCCGCGCCAACACACCGTACTCGGGAGGTGTATTTGATGCATTGCGATCAGGCACATTGCCGGCTGTTTTTGCGAAAATGAATTCAGCGGTTGTTTTAGATACATCGGCATCAAGCTCCCTGAATCGCTCAATCGTCGATTCATGAGACGCTCCCGCGAACTGAACGAGGTATGGGCTTTGATCAATAAGCTTGGGTGCCAACCAGACACACAAGGCAGTCATGGCATTGTTTTCGCAGTCTTTCGGTAAAATTACTCGACTTTCGAGCGCAGTCGACAGCGGTTCGAGTTCATAAAGCGATGCCTTTCTCTTCATGGCTAACCATCGACACCAGCGATTCAAGCGCTGACCTTGCTCTCTAATTGATCGGAAGTCGGTACCAACCTTGATGAGCTCATGATCAGTATTGACGGTGATATTTAACTTTTCTGCGTCGCTGATCAACGACGCTAGCGCCTGGCTGTCTTCATCCAAACTACGTGACGCGGTTACGATCTTAGAACTCTCTGATAAGAAATCTCGCCCGTCCACCAGCTGTTTCCTGAGTACACTAGACGCATCGATAGGGTCAGAAAAGGCGCCAACAAGCCTTCTAAAGAGAGTGAGCGCTGTTTCGCCCTTGTCGAGTGTGTTGGTCAGTTTATTCGCATCGGCATCGAT from Salinivibrio kushneri includes:
- a CDS encoding JAB domain-containing protein is translated as MSFGTIGATPNYPREVAKAALSANAAAVIFVNNHRSRIAKPSQANRHITDKFTKELSLSMHLCRLAQLHPGLGGA
- a CDS encoding LysR family transcriptional regulator codes for the protein MDIRALRYFIALVEKQSFTAASASLHVTQPTISKMVRNLEQDVGQPLLHREGRRFWLTDAGEVVYQRAQSIIAEFEQLNTELDDLNQLARGQLRLGMPPMIGPLYANVLREYRQRYPNVALSIVEYGGRRTEQALINGEIDVAITMLTDTQPECLQSLPLQTHPIYAVLPNQAAWRAQKSLTWQAVKDEPFYLYSAEFTLSDRIIARCEEHGYQPTIAARSSQWDFLAALVKSGAGVAFLPAPLCQRLSASLEDSELLLVKPISPAIEWQLGLVWHGERYVSRTAEAWMQLCQSTEVHR